In the Ruminococcus sp. OA3 genome, one interval contains:
- a CDS encoding TnpV protein, translating to MKKHIYDKKNGLSYTLIGDYYLPDLLPPQGETPNYGKYGSLRLRYLKEYKKGMYVSILTQGKLVKHLNAVDKKASERMEYLIKSMKQQHGITEQLKAQDQMKWVGLMNNIKNAAEEIVLKELVYV from the coding sequence ATGAAAAAACATATATATGATAAGAAAAACGGATTATCTTATACTTTAATAGGAGATTATTATTTGCCGGATTTACTTCCACCGCAAGGGGAAACACCAAACTATGGGAAATATGGTTCTTTAAGGCTTAGATATTTGAAAGAGTATAAAAAGGGGATGTATGTTTCCATACTGACACAAGGAAAATTGGTGAAACATTTGAATGCTGTGGATAAAAAAGCAAGCGAGAGAATGGAATATTTAATTAAATCAATGAAACAGCAGCATGGGATAACGGAACAGCTAAAAGCGCAGGATCAAATGAAATGGGTGGGACTAATGAATAATATAAAGAATGCTGCTGAGGAAATTGTATTAAAAGAATTGGTGTATGTTTAA
- a CDS encoding sporulation initiation factor Spo0A C-terminal domain-containing protein, with product MRKRKFNKVMNTIGKGEGISSKEVEKEIQIAIDSGFDNPDAEIRAEWAKVPFKGERPTPQEVIEYLCKEMKKNQ from the coding sequence ATGAGAAAAAGAAAATTTAATAAAGTGATGAATACTATCGGAAAAGGAGAGGGGATAAGTTCAAAAGAAGTAGAAAAGGAAATTCAAATTGCCATTGATTCGGGATTTGACAACCCTGATGCGGAGATAAGAGCAGAGTGGGCAAAAGTACCTTTTAAGGGGGAACGTCCCACACCGCAGGAAGTGATTGAGTATCTGTGCAAGGAAATGAAGAAGAACCAATAA
- a CDS encoding trimethylamine methyltransferase family protein, producing MSREQMIHNAAMEIMRDVGVNIHNEKAIEIYRANGIKVEGNTAYFTEEQVMHWVKMAPESFTLHARNPKYDMVIGGNHTNPAPTYGCAFIDDWEGKRRRGTMEDFIKCLKLVHAEDSYSINGGIMIQPGDIPEEAGAIQMFYATLLHSDKAIMLPTGFKDEMALMLEAGCELFGGKEGMIEKPRMIALINTVSPLSLDERMLDCLMLLAEYGQAAILCPAAMLGATGSLSMAGTLASGAAESLAGIVLAQMIRPGAPVVFGVQSTAADMRGGITFACAAPEGTLMQGFGANLARFYGLPSRGGGCQTDAPVINCQAGYESMLTFSSAYRHGINFVMEAGGVMDSVNATSFEKMIIDFEIIRQVKAAFTPIEVTEETLNLEEIKEIGHDGSFVTSDYTLDNFEDLYSPHIGERNAKGSDYFKNSIEREMHRLLKTYDENRPELDVDMRDKVKAVLSKSGLEMKYLENIEQ from the coding sequence ATGTCAAGAGAACAGATGATTCATAACGCAGCAATGGAGATCATGCGGGACGTGGGTGTCAATATCCACAATGAGAAAGCAATCGAAATATACAGGGCAAACGGTATTAAGGTAGAAGGCAATACGGCTTACTTTACGGAAGAGCAGGTGATGCATTGGGTGAAGATGGCGCCTGAGTCCTTCACACTTCATGCAAGAAATCCAAAATACGATATGGTGATCGGAGGAAATCATACGAATCCTGCTCCTACTTACGGATGTGCGTTTATCGATGACTGGGAAGGAAAGCGCCGCCGCGGAACTATGGAAGATTTTATCAAATGCTTAAAGCTTGTTCATGCAGAGGACAGTTATTCAATCAACGGCGGTATCATGATTCAGCCCGGCGACATCCCGGAAGAGGCAGGCGCCATTCAGATGTTCTATGCCACACTGCTGCACTCTGACAAAGCGATCATGCTGCCAACCGGTTTCAAAGACGAGATGGCGCTGATGCTGGAAGCCGGCTGTGAGCTCTTCGGCGGAAAAGAAGGAATGATCGAAAAGCCGAGAATGATCGCACTGATCAACACGGTTTCTCCGCTGTCACTGGATGAGAGAATGTTGGACTGTCTGATGCTGCTTGCCGAGTATGGACAGGCTGCGATCCTCTGCCCGGCTGCGATGCTCGGTGCAACGGGCTCGCTCTCCATGGCGGGAACACTTGCCAGCGGCGCAGCAGAAAGCCTTGCGGGTATTGTGTTGGCACAGATGATTCGTCCGGGAGCGCCGGTTGTCTTCGGCGTCCAGTCAACTGCGGCGGATATGAGAGGGGGTATCACCTTCGCATGTGCTGCTCCTGAGGGGACACTGATGCAGGGATTCGGAGCAAATCTTGCCAGATTTTACGGACTGCCGTCCAGAGGTGGCGGATGTCAGACCGATGCGCCGGTCATCAACTGCCAGGCTGGCTACGAGTCCATGCTGACCTTTTCATCCGCGTACCGTCACGGCATCAACTTTGTGATGGAAGCCGGCGGTGTCATGGACAGTGTCAATGCTACCTCATTTGAGAAAATGATCATTGATTTTGAAATCATCCGCCAGGTGAAAGCTGCCTTCACACCGATCGAGGTGACGGAGGAGACACTGAATCTGGAAGAAATTAAGGAGATCGGACACGACGGCAGCTTTGTGACATCTGATTATACACTGGACAACTTTGAGGATCTGTATTCTCCTCATATCGGCGAGCGTAACGCCAAGGGCAGCGATTACTTTAAAAACAGCATCGAACGGGAGATGCACAGACTCCTGAAAACGTACGATGAAAACCGTCCGGAACTGGATGTTGATATGAGGGATAAGGTAAAAGCGGTGCTCTCGAAATCAGGACTTGAAATGAAATATCTTGAAAATATCGAGCAATAA
- a CDS encoding HNH endonuclease signature motif containing protein, whose translation MARKLFELNANSCCVCKRTGVGLNLHHIDGDSSNTTVENLAVLCVNEHDAHHRPNKYPSLNHMDLSSQRLLIYKKEWERFVQECKKDNPQILATINAFGTYDNIVGMKIIFQWLGGRIVFERSYQQLDGNLDYWTDKAIEEVSRFGEKIKIVMIDKPLKIEFCNNDKVSLSRTLDEPAARKVIADDWREKSIATVYVNPERASLSILIFYKNEEIMYMGIHRCGNRIKYIDYKGVKSAKVKRLNVRKQVNAYIQQLLDRWSVGMIFYGTGNPDNPRLTEKCELPVCWEVDNTL comes from the coding sequence ATGGCACGAAAATTGTTTGAATTGAATGCAAATTCCTGTTGTGTATGTAAGAGAACAGGTGTGGGTTTAAATTTGCATCATATTGATGGGGATAGTAGCAATACAACTGTGGAAAATTTAGCGGTACTTTGTGTAAATGAACATGATGCACATCATAGACCGAACAAATACCCATCTCTGAATCATATGGATTTATCATCTCAAAGATTGCTTATATATAAAAAAGAGTGGGAAAGATTTGTGCAAGAGTGTAAAAAGGACAATCCACAAATATTGGCAACGATAAATGCGTTTGGAACATATGATAATATTGTGGGCATGAAAATAATTTTTCAGTGGTTGGGTGGAAGAATTGTATTTGAACGGAGTTATCAGCAATTAGATGGTAATTTAGATTATTGGACGGACAAAGCAATTGAGGAAGTTTCAAGATTTGGGGAAAAAATAAAGATAGTTATGATAGATAAGCCATTGAAAATAGAATTCTGCAATAATGATAAAGTGTCGTTATCAAGAACATTAGATGAACCAGCAGCAAGAAAAGTTATAGCTGATGATTGGAGAGAAAAATCAATCGCTACGGTATATGTTAACCCCGAGCGAGCATCTCTCTCAATACTTATATTTTACAAGAATGAAGAAATAATGTATATGGGTATACATAGATGTGGAAACAGGATAAAATATATTGATTATAAAGGAGTTAAAAGTGCAAAAGTAAAAAGATTAAATGTTAGAAAACAGGTAAATGCATATATCCAGCAACTTTTAGACAGATGGTCGGTGGGAATGATTTTTTATGGAACGGGTAATCCAGATAATCCGAGACTGACAGAAAAATGTGAATTGCCCGTTTGTTGGGAAGTGGATAATACTTTATGA
- a CDS encoding AAA family ATPase: MKDSKLLDKVIRYYLDSSSFNGLPIYEIENYDVNEMVELIKDGFVEAISEVDVLNPHIKGFDLGLSKEHQIVNARNADGHTCFYPTDRALEGIQIDYQKPYTVLLQRGKEQFEVIFFDIEILERYINNPKFLVMDNGYRGTICIKDEFYEESSSNEYIKDYGMAYIEGEKLNRAIGVFVIDLAKLSPKIQMLWKGFELENQNNCKVSEGFIKNLLMGELVTQYWIFHALLEEMRVINNLCEAMSIPKLFSHTYGTFYTDMPEGYRNILLPTMKNYYDFVLVLEKLVVHNISIKAFQKDSVLIRGIERKDEEGKDKGSIVMFKEWLLKNVQANFDIDEVIIKPIKQVRKIRQVPAHELTNNSYNVDVYEKQKELMVDIYGSVRAIRILLRGHPLTKDVKIPDYLEDGKDIVFY, encoded by the coding sequence ATGAAGGATAGCAAATTATTGGATAAAGTTATTAGATACTATTTGGATTCGAGTAGCTTTAATGGTTTACCTATTTATGAAATAGAAAATTATGATGTAAATGAAATGGTAGAATTAATTAAAGATGGATTTGTAGAAGCAATTTCCGAAGTTGATGTGTTGAATCCTCACATCAAAGGATTTGATTTGGGATTATCTAAGGAACATCAAATAGTAAATGCAAGGAATGCCGATGGACATACATGTTTTTATCCAACAGATCGGGCATTAGAGGGTATCCAAATTGATTATCAGAAACCATATACCGTCCTTTTGCAAAGAGGCAAGGAACAGTTTGAAGTCATTTTTTTTGATATAGAAATACTAGAAAGATATATTAATAATCCAAAATTTTTAGTTATGGATAATGGGTATAGAGGTACCATATGCATTAAAGATGAATTTTATGAAGAAAGTTCTTCAAATGAATATATTAAGGATTATGGTATGGCGTATATAGAAGGCGAAAAACTAAATAGGGCAATAGGAGTTTTTGTAATAGATTTGGCTAAATTATCCCCCAAAATTCAAATGCTTTGGAAAGGATTTGAGTTAGAAAATCAAAATAATTGTAAAGTTAGTGAGGGGTTTATTAAAAATTTGCTTATGGGAGAATTGGTCACCCAATACTGGATATTTCATGCTCTTTTAGAGGAAATGAGAGTGATTAATAATCTTTGTGAAGCAATGAGTATTCCTAAATTATTTTCACATACATATGGAACATTTTATACAGATATGCCAGAGGGATATAGGAATATACTATTGCCAACAATGAAAAATTATTATGATTTTGTATTAGTGTTAGAAAAATTGGTAGTACATAATATTTCGATAAAAGCATTTCAAAAAGATTCTGTACTTATAAGAGGAATTGAACGAAAAGATGAGGAAGGGAAGGATAAGGGCAGTATAGTAATGTTCAAAGAGTGGCTTCTTAAAAATGTTCAAGCTAATTTTGACATAGATGAAGTTATAATTAAACCTATCAAGCAGGTAAGAAAGATTAGGCAGGTTCCTGCACATGAATTAACTAATAATAGTTACAATGTAGATGTATATGAAAAGCAGAAAGAATTGATGGTAGATATATATGGTTCCGTCAGGGCAATAAGAATTTTACTTAGGGGACATCCGCTTACAAAAGATGTGAAGATTCCAGATTATTTAGAAGATGGAAAGGACATTGTGTTTTACTAA
- the guaA gene encoding glutamine-hydrolyzing GMP synthase encodes MIVILDLGSTENTVVARAVRDMGVYSEIHPHDITVAELQALQNVKGIILNGGENRIVDGAAVDVAPELYDCGYPIIAIDHPTAKCPQKYDAIPEEAVLKNFVFDECKAEANWNMKNFVADQVELVKQQVGDRKVLLALSGGVDSSVVAALLLKAIGQQLVCVHVNHGLMRKNESENVVEVFRDQLSANLIYVDATERFLGKLENVSDPEQKRKIIGGEFIEVFQEEARKLEGIDFLGQGTIYPDIIESGTKTAKMVKSHHNVGGLPEDMKFELVEPLKQLFKDEVRACGIELGLPDYMVYRQPFPGPGLGVRCLGAITRDRLKAVRESDAILREEFEKAGLDKKVWQYFTVVPDFKSVGMRNHARCFEYMVIIRAINTIDAMTASIEKVDWDVLEVITNRILNEVANVNRVCYDMSPKPPATIEFE; translated from the coding sequence ATGATTGTAATTTTAGACCTTGGAAGTACGGAAAACACGGTTGTCGCGAGAGCGGTCCGTGACATGGGGGTATACAGTGAGATTCATCCTCACGACATTACTGTGGCTGAACTGCAGGCACTTCAGAATGTAAAAGGGATCATTCTGAACGGCGGGGAAAACAGGATCGTCGACGGTGCGGCTGTGGATGTTGCACCGGAACTGTATGACTGCGGCTATCCGATCATCGCTATCGACCATCCGACCGCAAAATGCCCCCAGAAGTATGACGCGATCCCAGAAGAAGCTGTGCTGAAAAACTTTGTATTTGACGAATGCAAAGCAGAAGCAAACTGGAATATGAAGAATTTTGTTGCGGATCAGGTGGAACTTGTGAAACAGCAGGTCGGTGACCGCAAGGTATTGCTGGCGCTCTCAGGGGGTGTGGATTCTTCTGTTGTAGCTGCACTTCTTCTGAAGGCCATCGGACAGCAGTTGGTATGTGTTCATGTAAACCATGGTTTAATGAGGAAGAATGAATCGGAAAATGTTGTTGAAGTCTTCCGCGACCAGCTCAGTGCAAATCTGATCTATGTTGATGCGACAGAACGTTTCCTGGGCAAGCTGGAAAATGTGTCTGATCCGGAACAGAAACGTAAGATCATTGGCGGAGAGTTTATCGAGGTGTTCCAGGAAGAGGCTAGAAAGCTGGAAGGAATTGATTTCCTGGGGCAGGGAACCATCTATCCGGATATCATTGAGAGTGGAACGAAAACGGCAAAGATGGTGAAATCCCACCATAATGTAGGCGGACTTCCGGAGGATATGAAGTTTGAACTGGTGGAACCCCTCAAACAGCTCTTCAAGGATGAAGTGCGCGCATGCGGTATCGAGCTGGGACTTCCGGATTATATGGTATATCGCCAGCCGTTCCCGGGACCGGGACTTGGCGTCCGCTGCCTCGGTGCGATCACACGCGACCGTCTGAAGGCAGTCCGCGAGTCCGATGCTATTCTCAGAGAGGAATTCGAGAAAGCCGGCCTGGACAAGAAGGTCTGGCAGTACTTTACCGTGGTACCGGATTTTAAATCTGTCGGGATGAGGAATCATGCGAGATGTTTCGAGTATATGGTGATCATCCGCGCCATCAACACCATTGATGCCATGACGGCCAGCATTGAGAAAGTGGATTGGGATGTGCTTGAGGTGATCACGAACCGGATTCTAAATGAGGTTGCGAATGTGAACAGAGTTTGTTATGATATGTCGCCGAAGCCTCCGGCTACGATAGAATTCGAGTAA
- a CDS encoding MobA/MobL family protein — translation MTRHSFIQMSKLTNLKGRINYISSHARQENLYAAYDTIERKFWSELAKCNQEEFEKSGTGGKCIEARELIIALPESFVDYEPDMLLKLFVEHFKRNYEVECAGALHHNKRKTNYHIHLIFSERRLLEEPIEKVASRNMFYDENGKRVRTKKEIMDEIGQVRKGCRIIPKGSVYERKIFTTKDSKFKNEAFLNKIKCSYTELMNIYVKDKKEKLQVFDKSSPYLAMKKIGKNNPKAEQIESDNGVRERWNQTVDRALVGGIAEEKIMGIKQTEIVDKAKSSIQKQGRQPQLFMAIVQLAIVALQILISQIFKQINWECDDIKRTLPPIIENGEAENMQIIDNKKASETEQPLPAPPVKPALAEQYPNLNAIYRKLDNQNHAIYLKEQELAEVKKKLENTKGLFKGKRRKELQNNINELVPLVNTMRQQLSGIVQDYGYKNVKEFLAKYAAAQTAYGEYQRAVKDWKNSVECRENPVSVLAKLERNKQKIKERDIKSKRTHSRFRDRDAR, via the coding sequence ATTACAAGACACTCATTTATCCAGATGTCGAAATTAACAAATCTGAAAGGCAGAATCAATTATATATCCAGCCATGCAAGACAGGAGAATCTGTATGCAGCATATGATACAATAGAACGAAAATTTTGGAGTGAGCTGGCAAAGTGTAATCAAGAAGAATTTGAGAAAAGCGGAACAGGCGGCAAATGTATTGAAGCAAGAGAATTAATTATCGCCCTGCCAGAGAGTTTTGTGGACTATGAGCCGGATATGCTGCTGAAATTATTTGTGGAGCATTTTAAGCGGAATTATGAGGTTGAGTGTGCTGGGGCATTGCACCACAATAAGCGAAAAACGAATTATCATATCCATCTTATTTTTTCAGAGCGTAGATTGTTGGAAGAACCGATTGAAAAAGTAGCATCCAGAAATATGTTCTACGATGAGAATGGAAAGCGTGTACGCACAAAAAAAGAGATTATGGATGAAATAGGACAGGTAAGAAAAGGCTGTCGGATCATTCCTAAAGGCTCTGTATATGAACGGAAAATCTTCACTACAAAGGATTCAAAGTTTAAGAATGAGGCATTTCTGAATAAAATAAAATGCTCTTATACAGAATTGATGAATATCTATGTGAAAGATAAAAAAGAGAAACTGCAAGTGTTTGATAAGAGCAGTCCATATTTGGCGATGAAAAAGATTGGTAAAAATAATCCAAAGGCAGAGCAGATAGAATCAGATAATGGAGTGCGGGAAAGATGGAATCAGACAGTGGACAGAGCGTTAGTAGGCGGGATAGCAGAAGAAAAAATTATGGGCATTAAGCAGACGGAAATTGTGGATAAGGCAAAGAGTTCTATTCAAAAACAAGGCAGACAGCCACAGCTTTTTATGGCAATCGTCCAGTTAGCAATCGTTGCTCTGCAGATTTTGATTTCTCAAATATTTAAGCAGATTAATTGGGAATGTGATGATATAAAGAGAACATTGCCGCCCATTATTGAAAATGGAGAAGCAGAAAATATGCAGATTATAGACAATAAAAAAGCCAGTGAAACGGAACAGCCGTTGCCAGCCCCGCCAGTAAAGCCAGCGTTAGCTGAACAATATCCAAACTTAAATGCTATTTACCGCAAATTGGACAATCAAAATCATGCAATCTATCTAAAAGAACAAGAACTTGCCGAGGTAAAAAAGAAGTTGGAAAATACAAAAGGTTTATTCAAGGGAAAACGGCGTAAGGAATTGCAGAATAACATTAATGAATTAGTTCCCTTGGTTAATACTATGAGACAGCAGTTATCAGGAATTGTGCAGGATTATGGGTATAAGAATGTAAAAGAATTTCTAGCCAAATATGCAGCGGCTCAGACAGCGTATGGAGAGTATCAAAGGGCAGTTAAGGATTGGAAAAACAGTGTTGAGTGTAGAGAAAACCCTGTCAGTGTACTAGCTAAATTGGAAAGGAACAAGCAGAAAATCAAAGAGCGTGATATTAAGTCAAAACGCACACATTCCCGTTTCAGAGATCGGGATGCGAGATAA
- a CDS encoding reverse transcriptase family protein, which yields MSGNDLWKYCTAEQEKEMQISFRLLDGIQVKEEKYLPCLYALSNHADEHYHAAAVKKRGGSVRKLMVPDALLGTVQRNILHHILDGITPADASKAYRRGATIVDNALPHVGAKQIVKLDIRDFFENITYLLVYQYAFPAVYFPPAVRTMLTALCCCRECLPQGAPTSPAVSNLVMKSFDQYMESWCCRRGIRYTRYCDDMTFSGSFDAKELKNKVRSYLQVMGFQLNEKKTRVLKRHCRQTVTGIVVNEKPQVSRDYRRNLRLEIYYCLRYGAKEHLRRLGNLKWMTEEEPDTGRYLRHLLGKINHILQVNPEDEYFQRVRKKVREISSRTDEIRSGKDGFDEKAEI from the coding sequence ATGTCCGGCAATGATTTGTGGAAATACTGCACGGCAGAACAGGAAAAAGAAATGCAGATATCTTTCCGGCTCCTGGATGGGATCCAGGTGAAAGAGGAGAAGTATCTGCCATGCCTTTATGCCCTCAGCAACCATGCAGACGAGCATTACCATGCAGCCGCCGTAAAAAAGAGGGGCGGCAGTGTGAGAAAACTGATGGTGCCGGATGCACTGCTTGGCACTGTTCAGAGGAACATTTTGCATCATATACTGGACGGCATTACACCAGCGGATGCGTCGAAAGCATACCGGCGGGGCGCCACCATCGTGGACAATGCGCTGCCGCATGTGGGTGCAAAACAGATCGTGAAGCTGGATATCAGGGACTTCTTTGAAAATATTACGTATCTGCTGGTCTATCAGTATGCCTTTCCGGCTGTTTACTTTCCTCCTGCAGTGAGAACGATGCTCACGGCGCTCTGCTGCTGCCGGGAATGTCTTCCACAGGGAGCACCGACATCGCCCGCCGTCTCCAATCTGGTCATGAAATCCTTTGACCAGTATATGGAATCCTGGTGCTGCAGGCGTGGGATCCGGTATACGCGGTATTGCGACGATATGACATTTTCCGGGAGTTTTGATGCGAAAGAGCTTAAAAATAAAGTGCGAAGTTATCTTCAGGTGATGGGATTCCAGCTGAACGAGAAGAAGACCAGGGTTTTGAAAAGACACTGCCGGCAGACGGTGACGGGGATCGTCGTCAATGAAAAGCCGCAGGTGAGCCGTGATTACAGAAGAAACCTGCGCTTAGAGATCTATTACTGCCTGCGCTATGGGGCGAAAGAACACCTGAGGCGTCTCGGAAACTTAAAATGGATGACGGAGGAGGAACCCGATACGGGGCGATATCTCCGGCACTTGCTCGGGAAGATCAATCATATTCTGCAGGTGAATCCGGAGGATGAGTATTTTCAGCGGGTGCGAAAGAAAGTGCGGGAAATAAGCAGCCGGACAGATGAGATCAGGTCCGGTAAAGATGGATTTGACGAAAAAGCAGAAATATAG
- a CDS encoding helix-turn-helix transcriptional regulator, with translation MPQKLKQAQDISLGNNLRNLRNKTNLTQEQVIAQLQLRNFSISRSAYSQIEAGTYNIRISELIALAEIFHTDYNTIFDGLTYKK, from the coding sequence ATGCCGCAAAAACTAAAGCAAGCACAGGATATTTCTCTGGGAAATAATCTTAGAAATCTAAGAAATAAAACAAACCTAACACAAGAGCAGGTAATTGCACAATTACAGCTTCGCAACTTCTCCATATCCAGAAGTGCCTACTCTCAAATAGAAGCCGGCACATACAATATTCGCATAAGTGAGTTAATTGCATTGGCTGAAATTTTTCATACAGACTACAATACTATATTTGACGGTCTAACCTATAAAAAATGA
- a CDS encoding TIM barrel protein, producing MNDKNRPLRLGMHTYTLHFFGLGESWGFGKDYYFEQTMSLYELMGIAKKWELDGLQITKVDLLTTAEEDPFGTENLKKVAQAAKEHGLFLEFNSSFQAGSDSRVNCTAKEALQIGHDLDAELVKFSLDIKRPRELYGSCMHPEVMRQMADRYDEFKAAIPMIEEFGMQIAIENHTDTLADEILWIVDKLNHPLIGTCVDTMNPLQVIENPYDVMERMLPKAYCCHFSDDIIVVDPLGVHDIGAPHGQGSMDCLKMVAQIREKSPMDKIIFENEIAFKSLDEPIEEARARELQACEESVRYLRDVLKLGVRNR from the coding sequence ATGAATGACAAAAACAGACCTCTCAGACTCGGAATGCACACATATACGCTGCATTTCTTTGGCCTCGGTGAAAGCTGGGGCTTCGGCAAGGATTACTATTTCGAGCAGACGATGTCACTGTATGAACTGATGGGCATTGCAAAAAAGTGGGAGCTTGACGGTCTCCAGATCACAAAGGTGGACCTCCTGACAACTGCAGAAGAAGATCCGTTCGGAACAGAAAATCTGAAAAAGGTTGCACAGGCAGCTAAAGAGCACGGCCTATTCCTGGAATTCAATTCATCCTTCCAGGCAGGCAGCGACTCCCGGGTAAACTGTACGGCAAAAGAGGCACTGCAGATCGGCCACGACCTGGACGCTGAACTCGTGAAGTTCAGTCTCGATATCAAGCGCCCGAGAGAACTCTACGGTTCCTGTATGCACCCGGAGGTCATGCGTCAGATGGCTGACAGGTACGATGAATTCAAGGCAGCCATCCCCATGATCGAAGAGTTCGGCATGCAGATCGCGATCGAGAATCACACTGATACCTTAGCCGATGAGATCCTGTGGATCGTGGATAAGCTGAATCATCCGCTGATTGGTACGTGTGTGGATACCATGAATCCACTGCAGGTAATCGAAAATCCCTATGATGTTATGGAGCGCATGCTTCCGAAGGCGTACTGCTGTCACTTCAGCGATGATATAATCGTCGTGGATCCTCTTGGCGTGCATGATATCGGCGCTCCCCATGGACAGGGGTCCATGGACTGCCTGAAGATGGTGGCACAGATCCGTGAGAAATCCCCGATGGATAAGATTATTTTTGAAAATGAAATCGCCTTTAAGAGTCTGGACGAGCCGATCGAGGAAGCCAGAGCCAGAGAACTTCAGGCGTGTGAAGAGAGTGTGCGTTACCTGCGTGACGTATTGAAACTGGGCGTTAGAAACCGATAA
- a CDS encoding helix-turn-helix transcriptional regulator, whose product MLDEKYIANRIKEICDKKQMTMYALSKKTGISQSSLSNLMKRGSTPTFYTLDRICDGLGITLPQFFSDDIGKLELSSEQKKVLRMWESLTDKEKEAVEIYVRGMKLK is encoded by the coding sequence TTGTTAGATGAGAAGTATATTGCGAATCGCATTAAGGAAATCTGTGATAAAAAGCAGATGACCATGTATGCGCTATCTAAAAAGACGGGTATCAGCCAGTCATCTTTATCGAACCTGATGAAAAGGGGAAGCACACCTACTTTTTATACATTGGACAGGATTTGTGACGGATTGGGGATTACACTGCCACAATTTTTCTCTGATGATATAGGGAAATTGGAATTATCTTCAGAACAAAAGAAAGTGTTAAGAATGTGGGAATCCTTGACAGATAAAGAAAAAGAAGCGGTAGAAATCTATGTGAGGGGTATGAAATTGAAGTAA
- a CDS encoding TetR/AcrR family transcriptional regulator translates to MAVYEKGYETKRRLIMSMYNKLKVQDASEITVRELAKENNCSPAALYRHFESLEYLIILGSIRFFIDYMVEYGRLMDSGNNLMKSYIKGWQLFNKYAFERPDLYYRLFWGQYHTMFSDALEEYFELFPVTGSELYPAYFYTLLFTDDVIKRDFLILRRAVNYNMLSDEDAAYFSKSNTFIVKGMLEMYMGCDLEERRQGEQECNELLLKNVEKVYVPAECEI, encoded by the coding sequence ATGGCTGTTTATGAAAAAGGTTATGAGACAAAACGACGTTTGATTATGTCGATGTACAATAAATTAAAGGTGCAGGATGCATCGGAGATCACGGTACGGGAGCTGGCGAAGGAAAATAACTGTTCACCGGCAGCGCTGTACCGGCATTTTGAAAGTCTGGAATATCTGATCATCCTCGGCTCAATCAGATTTTTTATTGATTATATGGTTGAATACGGCCGGCTGATGGATTCCGGCAACAATCTGATGAAATCCTATATCAAAGGATGGCAATTATTCAACAAGTATGCATTTGAAAGACCAGATCTGTATTACCGGCTCTTCTGGGGCCAGTATCATACGATGTTTTCAGACGCACTCGAAGAATATTTTGAACTGTTTCCTGTTACGGGATCGGAACTGTATCCGGCATACTTTTATACGCTGCTGTTTACGGATGACGTCATAAAAAGGGATTTCCTGATCCTGAGGAGGGCTGTAAACTACAACATGTTATCTGATGAAGATGCCGCCTATTTCAGCAAATCCAACACGTTTATCGTTAAGGGAATGCTTGAAATGTATATGGGGTGTGATTTGGAAGAAAGAAGACAGGGAGAGCAGGAGTGTAACGAACTGCTGCTGAAGAATGTTGAAAAAGTTTATGTTCCGGCTGAATGTGAGATTTGA